In Sphingobium sp. B2D3C, a genomic segment contains:
- a CDS encoding ATP12 family chaperone protein produces MKRFWTSAQAIASEDGWSIGLDGRAVRTPARALLVVPGAALAQAIAEEWNGQGEEIDPATMPMTGFANATIDRVLPALGDFRGQVAAYAESDLLCYRADGPQTLIARQEAQWQPLLDWAGERFGIAFVITQGIIPVDQPALTLAGLRAAVEALDPWLLAGFATLVQISGTLVGSLALMEGRLSAEDLFAAASLDEAWQAEQWGEDAEESARLARRRTDFLNAARYCALAAER; encoded by the coding sequence ATGAAGCGGTTCTGGACTTCCGCGCAGGCGATCGCGAGCGAGGACGGCTGGTCGATCGGGCTGGACGGGCGCGCAGTGCGCACGCCCGCGCGCGCGCTGCTGGTCGTACCCGGTGCGGCGCTGGCGCAGGCGATTGCGGAGGAATGGAACGGGCAGGGCGAGGAGATCGACCCCGCAACCATGCCGATGACCGGCTTTGCCAATGCGACGATCGACCGCGTGCTGCCGGCGCTGGGTGACTTTCGCGGGCAGGTGGCGGCTTATGCCGAGAGCGATCTGCTTTGCTACCGCGCCGATGGACCGCAGACACTTATCGCGCGGCAGGAAGCCCAATGGCAGCCCTTGCTCGACTGGGCTGGCGAGCGCTTTGGCATCGCCTTCGTTATCACGCAGGGCATCATCCCGGTGGATCAGCCCGCGCTGACATTGGCGGGCCTGCGCGCCGCCGTCGAAGCGCTTGATCCCTGGCTGCTCGCAGGCTTTGCCACGCTCGTGCAGATCAGCGGCACGCTGGTCGGTTCGCTCGCGCTGATGGAAGGCAGGCTGTCAGCGGAGGATCTGTTTGCAGCGGCGAGCCTGGATGAGGCCTGGCAGGCCGAGCAATGGGGCGAGGATGCCGAAGAGAGCGCGCGGCTCGCACGTCGTCGCACAGATTTCCTCAACGCGGCGCGCTATTGCGCGCTGGCGGCCGAGCGCTGA
- a CDS encoding ABC transporter ATP-binding protein gives MTQAALEIQDLCKTYKGGKRALDGVNLTVPRGSIYGLLGPNGAGKSTMINILAGLVNKTSGTARIWGFDIDRDARNARLSIGIVNQEILFDPFFTPLETLENQAGYYGVPKAERRSMDLLRAVHLEDKASAYSRTLSGGMKRRLMVAKAMVHAPPILVLDEPTAGVDIELRQQLWSYVRSLNAQGVTIVLTTHYLEEAEELCDRIAIINHGRLIADKPTRELVGMAREKVVEVTVDRDLGTLPAHDRFERVERSDARSLKITYLKDKATAGDVLNVVQAQGYSIVDVSTHDPDLEDVFLTLTRADG, from the coding sequence ATGACGCAAGCCGCTCTCGAAATTCAGGATCTCTGCAAGACCTACAAGGGCGGCAAGCGCGCGCTGGACGGCGTGAACCTCACCGTGCCGCGCGGCAGCATCTACGGACTGCTGGGCCCCAATGGCGCCGGCAAGTCGACGATGATCAACATCCTCGCCGGGCTGGTCAACAAGACCAGCGGCACGGCGCGGATCTGGGGGTTCGACATCGACCGGGATGCGCGCAACGCGCGGCTCTCGATCGGCATCGTCAATCAGGAAATTCTGTTCGATCCCTTCTTCACGCCGCTGGAAACGCTGGAAAATCAGGCCGGCTATTATGGCGTGCCCAAGGCCGAGCGGCGCTCGATGGACCTGCTGCGCGCGGTGCATCTTGAGGATAAGGCATCGGCTTATTCGCGCACGCTGTCGGGCGGCATGAAGCGGCGGCTGATGGTCGCCAAGGCGATGGTCCATGCCCCGCCGATCCTGGTGCTGGACGAGCCGACGGCAGGCGTCGACATCGAGCTTCGCCAGCAGCTCTGGTCCTATGTCCGCTCGCTCAACGCGCAGGGCGTGACCATCGTGCTCACCACTCACTATCTGGAGGAAGCCGAGGAGCTGTGCGATCGCATCGCGATCATCAATCACGGCCGGCTGATCGCGGACAAGCCGACGCGCGAGCTGGTCGGCATGGCGCGGGAAAAGGTGGTGGAAGTCACCGTCGACCGGGACCTTGGCACGCTGCCCGCGCATGACCGGTTCGAGCGCGTCGAGCGGTCCGACGCGCGGAGCCTCAAGATCACCTATCTCAAGGACAAGGCCACGGCGGGCGATGTGCTCAATGTCGTGCAGGCTCAGGGCTATAGCATCGTGGACGTCTCCACGCACGATCCCGACCTTGAAGACGTCTTCCTGACTCTCACCCGCGCGGACGGTTGA
- a CDS encoding PEPxxWA-CTERM sorting domain-containing protein, whose protein sequence is MKSLYFLGTAVALALTGPAMAANLVTNGGFESGSFSGWSLSNVGGGTAPVVIAYGQGSGYPTGAYGESIPAPAGGGTYGAYFSSDTANPDSLSQSVNVVAGVSYYLSFDYFVPLNGYGNPFDASLQFLIDDVPAGLTLTAGSVSGTTPQTWYTFTTQFTATNSGLANLKFNFFGDGSTAADFVVDNVSMAAVPEPATWALMIGGFALAGMQLRRRRVSTSFA, encoded by the coding sequence ATGAAATCACTTTATTTTCTGGGGACGGCTGTCGCGCTCGCCCTGACTGGCCCCGCCATGGCGGCCAATCTCGTCACCAATGGTGGCTTCGAGTCGGGCAGCTTCAGCGGCTGGTCGTTGAGCAATGTCGGCGGCGGCACGGCTCCGGTCGTGATCGCTTATGGTCAGGGCTCGGGTTACCCGACCGGTGCCTATGGCGAATCCATTCCCGCCCCGGCTGGCGGCGGCACCTATGGCGCCTATTTCTCGTCCGACACGGCCAACCCTGACTCGCTCTCGCAGAGCGTGAACGTGGTTGCCGGCGTGAGCTACTATCTGTCGTTCGATTACTTTGTGCCGCTGAATGGCTATGGCAATCCGTTCGACGCCTCGCTCCAGTTCCTGATCGACGATGTACCGGCGGGGCTGACTCTCACGGCGGGCAGCGTGAGCGGCACCACGCCGCAGACCTGGTACACCTTCACGACGCAGTTCACCGCGACGAACAGCGGCCTGGCCAATCTGAAGTTCAATTTCTTCGGTGACGGCAGCACGGCAGCCGACTTCGTGGTCGACAATGTGTCGATGGCTGCGGTTCCCGAGCCGGCGACCTGGGCTCTCATGATCGGTGGCTTCGCGCTCGCCGGCATGCAGCTGCGTCGTCGTCGGGTTTCGACCAGCTTCGCCTGA
- the nadB gene encoding L-aspartate oxidase, whose amino-acid sequence MTISTHNIIIIGSGAAGLTAAINLAQTHKVLVLAKGALDSGSTNWAQGGIAAVLDGGDSFAAHVEDTMVAGGGLNDRATVEFVVSEAPAAIERLAALGVPFNAGEAFGERWHLTREGGHSHRRIVHVDDATGHAVQVALMAAARANPNITLMENMVAIDLITSRHGERYSGDGRVWGVYALDSKAGRVEAFVGRATILATGGAGRTYLFSTAPRGATGDGIAMAWRAGCRVSNMEMMQFHPTCLYNLEVKNFLITEAMRGEGGKLKLPAGVPGGGERFMDRFDPRGELAPRDVVARAIDHEIKRLGLDYVHLDISHQPPEFIKEHFPTIYARLLSLGIDITKEPIPVVPAQHYTCGGVVIDLDGRTDLPGLYAAGEVTESGLHGANRLASNSLLECFVFGEAAANHIRATWADLPAPPPIRAWDESRVTDSDEEVVVTHNWKEIRRFMWDYVGIVRSTKRLERAQHRADLLAREVDDYYGNFRVTSDLIELRNLLEVARLIIRSALKRKESRGLHYTLDHPDMLPEAVDTVLVP is encoded by the coding sequence ATGACCATTTCCACGCATAACATCATCATCATCGGATCGGGCGCGGCCGGCCTGACCGCCGCCATTAACCTGGCGCAGACGCACAAGGTGCTGGTGCTCGCCAAGGGCGCGCTCGATTCCGGTTCGACCAACTGGGCGCAGGGCGGCATTGCGGCAGTGCTCGATGGCGGGGACAGCTTTGCGGCGCATGTCGAGGATACCATGGTCGCCGGCGGTGGGCTGAACGACCGGGCGACGGTGGAGTTCGTCGTGTCCGAAGCCCCGGCCGCGATCGAGCGGCTGGCGGCGCTGGGCGTGCCATTCAATGCGGGCGAGGCCTTTGGCGAGCGCTGGCACCTCACGCGCGAGGGCGGGCATTCGCACCGCCGCATCGTGCATGTCGATGATGCGACCGGTCATGCGGTGCAGGTCGCGCTGATGGCCGCCGCACGCGCCAATCCGAACATCACCCTGATGGAGAATATGGTCGCGATCGACCTGATCACCTCCCGTCATGGCGAGCGCTATTCCGGCGATGGCCGGGTGTGGGGTGTCTATGCGCTCGACAGCAAGGCCGGGCGCGTGGAAGCCTTTGTGGGTCGGGCGACGATCCTCGCGACGGGCGGGGCAGGCCGCACCTATCTGTTTTCCACCGCGCCACGTGGCGCGACCGGGGACGGGATCGCCATGGCCTGGCGGGCCGGCTGCCGCGTCTCCAATATGGAAATGATGCAGTTCCATCCCACCTGCCTCTACAATCTGGAGGTCAAGAACTTCCTGATTACCGAGGCGATGCGGGGCGAGGGCGGCAAGCTCAAACTGCCCGCGGGCGTGCCCGGCGGCGGCGAGCGGTTCATGGACCGGTTCGACCCGCGTGGCGAACTTGCGCCGCGCGATGTCGTGGCTCGTGCTATCGACCATGAAATCAAGCGGCTTGGGCTGGATTATGTCCATCTCGACATCAGCCACCAGCCGCCCGAGTTCATCAAGGAGCATTTCCCGACCATCTATGCGCGGCTGCTGAGCCTGGGCATCGACATCACCAAGGAGCCGATCCCGGTGGTGCCGGCGCAGCATTACACCTGCGGCGGCGTGGTGATCGACCTCGATGGGCGCACTGATCTGCCGGGCCTCTATGCAGCGGGTGAGGTGACGGAAAGCGGCCTGCATGGCGCCAATCGCCTGGCTTCCAACTCGCTGCTCGAATGCTTCGTGTTCGGCGAGGCGGCTGCCAATCACATCCGGGCGACATGGGCCGATCTCCCCGCGCCGCCGCCGATCCGGGCGTGGGACGAAAGCCGTGTGACGGACAGCGACGAGGAAGTCGTCGTGACCCATAACTGGAAGGAAATCCGCCGGTTCATGTGGGATTATGTCGGCATCGTCCGCTCGACCAAGCGGCTGGAGCGGGCGCAGCACCGCGCCGACCTGCTCGCGCGCGAAGTCGATGATTATTACGGCAATTTCCGCGTGACGTCCGACCTCATCGAGTTGCGCAATCTGCTTGAAGTCGCCCGGCTGATCATCCGCAGCGCGCTCAAGCGCAAGGAGAGCCGGGGCTTGCATTACACGCTCGATCATCCCGACATGCTGCCGGAGGCTGTCGATACGGTGCTGGTGCCCTGA
- a CDS encoding class A beta-lactamase-related serine hydrolase, producing MRQGLGPLSAALAVLALASSCTAIPSSTHPSARIAAPAQPAVRYAPPREVVQPVPQQAAVQRVQRGGTVSAPWLPNRNAVPTPRVPVTAAPPALVASIQALGRQFNGKVGIAVQSVDAGWTVSHNGDLLFPQQSVSKLWVAMTMLDAVDRGKLTLDRDVTIRPSDLTLFHQPIAALVNSEKGYTTSLRSLFERAMTQSDNTANDSVLRTVGGPDAVRSYLARRFIGSDSIRFGPGERLLQSQTAGLTWSQNMSAGRNFYAARSNLPRSVRERALDSYLADPPDGAAPLAIVGALARLQKGEMLSPSSTQVLLATMERAKTGPQRIKAGVPAGWTYLHKTGTGQDLAPRSTGYNDVGIMTAPDGSSYAIAVMIGETTVGIPQRWELMQAVSRAVGTLHQGGARYSAAR from the coding sequence GTGAGGCAGGGTCTGGGGCCATTGTCGGCGGCGCTCGCGGTGCTCGCATTGGCGAGTTCGTGCACCGCCATTCCGTCATCGACACATCCAAGCGCGCGGATCGCAGCGCCGGCGCAGCCCGCCGTCCGCTACGCGCCGCCGCGCGAAGTCGTGCAGCCGGTCCCGCAGCAGGCCGCCGTTCAGCGGGTGCAGCGCGGCGGCACGGTGAGCGCGCCTTGGCTGCCCAATCGCAATGCCGTTCCCACGCCGCGCGTGCCGGTCACGGCAGCGCCGCCTGCGCTGGTCGCCAGCATTCAGGCGCTCGGGCGCCAGTTCAATGGCAAGGTCGGCATCGCCGTGCAGAGCGTGGATGCGGGGTGGACCGTCTCGCATAATGGCGATCTGCTGTTCCCGCAGCAGAGCGTCTCCAAGCTGTGGGTGGCGATGACCATGCTCGATGCCGTGGACCGCGGCAAGCTGACCCTGGACCGGGATGTCACCATCCGTCCGTCCGACCTGACGCTCTTCCATCAGCCCATTGCGGCGCTGGTGAACAGCGAGAAGGGCTACACCACCTCGCTGCGCAGCCTGTTCGAGCGGGCGATGACGCAGAGTGACAATACCGCGAACGATTCGGTTTTGCGCACCGTTGGCGGGCCGGACGCCGTGCGCAGCTATCTGGCGCGCCGGTTCATCGGATCGGACAGCATCAGGTTCGGCCCCGGCGAGCGGCTGTTGCAGAGCCAGACGGCCGGGCTGACCTGGTCGCAAAACATGTCCGCCGGGCGCAATTTCTATGCCGCGCGGTCCAACCTGCCGCGCTCCGTGCGCGAGCGGGCGCTCGACAGCTATCTGGCCGATCCGCCCGACGGTGCGGCGCCGCTGGCCATCGTGGGCGCGCTGGCGCGGCTCCAGAAGGGCGAGATGCTCTCACCATCTTCGACGCAGGTTCTGCTGGCGACGATGGAGCGCGCCAAGACCGGCCCGCAACGGATCAAGGCCGGCGTTCCGGCCGGCTGGACCTATCTCCACAAGACCGGCACCGGGCAGGATCTGGCGCCGCGCTCGACTGGCTATAATGATGTCGGCATCATGACCGCGCCGGATGGCTCGAGCTATGCGATTGCGGTGATGATCGGCGAGACCACGGTGGGCATTCCGCAGCGCTGGGAGCTGATGCAGGCGGTCTCCCGTGCGGTCGGCACGCTGCACCAGGGCGGCGCCCGCTACAGCGCCGCGCGCTGA
- a CDS encoding glycosyltransferase family 2 protein produces the protein MPATSFSDLAIVIVNYRTADYVIRCVDSLVAERVQAGPFEVIVVDGGSADGSAEKLTEHFAQPEWNDWVTVLPLERNGGFGWANNQAMLRLLQRPAPPAFIHVLNPDTLVQPGAITALLEAMHARPRAGAVCSRLLEPDGALAGSAFRFPTPGREFVRGCGMAKLGTMLGIAPTLVEGETPVTADWLTGASVLFRSAALRETGLFDDGFFLYFEEVELMHRMGRAGWEMWFVPGSRVIHIAGAATGVASGAQVAVRPYPAYRFEARRRYFVRTGGVARLFSANLAWLAGRALALASRPLRGPRADAVPQEVSMTLRHGFWPKRADGRASIPRWDEPAGRAPGWTAP, from the coding sequence ATGCCTGCCACTTCTTTTTCCGATCTCGCGATCGTCATCGTCAATTACCGGACGGCGGATTATGTCATCCGCTGCGTGGACTCGCTGGTTGCGGAACGGGTGCAGGCAGGGCCATTCGAGGTCATCGTGGTTGACGGTGGCTCGGCTGACGGGTCGGCAGAAAAACTCACCGAGCATTTCGCTCAACCTGAGTGGAACGATTGGGTCACGGTGCTGCCGCTGGAGCGCAATGGCGGCTTTGGCTGGGCCAATAATCAGGCGATGTTGCGCCTGCTCCAGCGCCCCGCGCCGCCGGCCTTCATTCATGTGCTGAATCCCGACACGCTGGTCCAGCCCGGCGCGATCACGGCCTTGCTGGAGGCCATGCACGCGCGCCCGCGCGCCGGGGCCGTTTGCAGTCGCCTGTTGGAGCCGGATGGCGCGCTGGCCGGCTCCGCTTTTCGCTTCCCGACGCCGGGCCGGGAGTTCGTTCGGGGATGCGGCATGGCCAAACTCGGGACGATGCTCGGCATTGCACCGACTTTGGTCGAGGGCGAGACGCCCGTCACCGCAGACTGGCTCACCGGCGCCAGCGTCCTGTTCCGCAGCGCTGCGCTTCGGGAGACCGGATTGTTCGACGATGGCTTCTTCCTCTATTTCGAGGAAGTCGAACTGATGCACCGCATGGGCCGCGCCGGCTGGGAGATGTGGTTCGTGCCGGGCAGCCGCGTGATCCATATTGCCGGGGCCGCCACGGGCGTCGCGAGCGGGGCGCAGGTCGCGGTGCGACCCTATCCGGCTTATCGTTTCGAGGCGCGGCGGCGTTATTTTGTGCGCACCGGCGGCGTTGCGCGGCTGTTCAGTGCCAACCTTGCGTGGCTTGCCGGGCGGGCGCTGGCGCTCGCCTCGCGCCCGTTGCGTGGGCCGAGGGCCGACGCCGTTCCGCAGGAGGTGTCGATGACCTTGCGGCATGGCTTCTGGCCCAAGCGGGCGGATGGGCGCGCCTCCATCCCCCGGTGGGATGAGCCAGCAGGTCGTGCGCCGGGCTGGACCGCGCCATGA
- a CDS encoding glycosyltransferase family 2 protein, with protein MSVVAPRTGIVAIGRNEGERLKRCLRSAPADCPVIYVDSGSTDGSIAFARSLGIGVVELDVATPFTAARARNAGWRRLLADHPTLDFVQFVDGDCELAPDWIGRAEQALDAEPGLCAVFGRRRERFPAASFYNALCDDEWNVPVGLVEACGGDVLFRVAALSQADGYDGSLIAGEEPDLCLRLGGMGWQVRRIDAEMTLHDADIHHARQQWLRARRAGYAFAEHVARHGDAAFPSWRRQRNSILLWGGMIPLLILGAILLGLVSGVAPLIWAALAMLLMYPAQVVRIAARKRAAGSPLRFAMGYGLWMMLGKFAQFGGLARYHLRARGGGPARLIEYKGAEGSARP; from the coding sequence ATGAGCGTCGTGGCGCCGCGCACGGGCATCGTGGCGATTGGCCGGAACGAAGGCGAGCGCTTGAAGCGCTGCCTCAGAAGCGCGCCGGCTGATTGTCCGGTGATCTATGTCGATTCGGGTTCGACGGATGGCAGCATCGCCTTCGCGCGGAGCCTCGGCATTGGCGTGGTGGAGCTGGATGTCGCGACGCCTTTCACTGCGGCGCGTGCGCGCAATGCCGGATGGCGGCGCCTGCTGGCGGATCATCCCACGCTCGATTTCGTTCAATTCGTCGATGGCGATTGCGAACTTGCGCCGGACTGGATCGGTCGGGCCGAACAGGCGCTGGATGCCGAGCCGGGACTGTGCGCGGTCTTCGGGCGGCGTCGCGAGCGCTTCCCCGCTGCCAGCTTCTACAACGCGCTGTGCGACGATGAATGGAATGTCCCCGTTGGGCTGGTCGAGGCCTGTGGGGGCGATGTGCTGTTCCGCGTGGCGGCGCTGTCGCAAGCCGATGGCTATGACGGCAGCCTGATTGCCGGCGAAGAGCCTGACCTTTGCCTGCGTCTTGGTGGGATGGGCTGGCAGGTGCGGCGGATCGACGCGGAAATGACGCTGCACGATGCCGACATTCACCATGCGCGCCAACAATGGCTGCGTGCGCGCCGGGCCGGCTATGCCTTTGCCGAGCATGTCGCGCGTCATGGCGATGCGGCATTTCCGAGCTGGCGCCGCCAGCGCAACAGCATCCTGCTGTGGGGCGGTATGATCCCGCTCCTCATCCTGGGCGCGATCCTGCTCGGGCTGGTATCGGGCGTTGCGCCGTTGATCTGGGCTGCGCTTGCGATGCTGCTGATGTATCCCGCTCAGGTCGTGCGGATCGCGGCCCGCAAGCGCGCGGCGGGGTCGCCCCTGCGCTTCGCCATGGGCTATGGTCTGTGGATGATGCTCGGCAAGTTCGCGCAATTCGGCGGCTTGGCGCGCTATCATCTGCGCGCGCGGGGGGGAGGGCCGGCCCGGCTTATCGAATATAAGGGCGCAGAAGGGAGTGCGCGGCCATGA
- a CDS encoding serine O-acetyltransferase has product MSFKDMCQLVREDYAAHGREWTRPGFRTLFWHRFGNWRMTVRSKLLRGPLSMIYRWGYRHCRNVYGIEIPYTATIGRGVIVEHQGGIVVHGASIIGDGSIIRQNCTLGLRSLQRLDEAPIIGRNVNIGAGAVIMGRVTIGDGAAIGANAVVMTDVPPGALAVGVPAVVKVR; this is encoded by the coding sequence ATGAGCTTCAAAGACATGTGTCAGCTCGTGCGCGAGGATTATGCGGCGCATGGGCGCGAATGGACCCGGCCGGGTTTCCGCACCTTGTTCTGGCACCGGTTCGGCAACTGGCGGATGACGGTGCGCTCCAAGCTGCTGCGGGGGCCGCTCAGCATGATCTATCGCTGGGGCTACCGGCATTGCCGCAATGTCTATGGCATCGAGATTCCCTACACCGCGACGATCGGTCGGGGCGTGATCGTCGAGCATCAGGGCGGCATCGTGGTGCACGGGGCCAGCATCATTGGCGATGGCTCGATCATTCGGCAGAACTGCACGCTGGGCTTGCGGTCCTTGCAACGGCTTGATGAAGCCCCGATTATCGGGCGGAATGTGAACATCGGCGCCGGTGCCGTGATCATGGGCCGCGTGACGATTGGCGATGGCGCCGCCATTGGCGCGAACGCGGTGGTGATGACGGATGTGCCCCCCGGTGCTCTCGCGGTCGGCGTCCCGGCGGTGGTGAAGGTCCGCTAG
- a CDS encoding aspartate aminotransferase family protein, giving the protein MSITPLMPVYPRCDVRPVRGEGCYLIGERGERYLDFASGIAVNALGHGHPHLVKAIAEQAATLMHVSNLYGSPQGEAFAQRIVENSFADTVFFTNSGAEAVECAIKTARRYHFANGNPQRHKLITFKNAFHGRTLGTISATDQPKMRDGFEPLLPGFDYVSFNDLDGALALIDDETAGFLVETVQGEGGLTAGKPEFIKGLREAADKHGLLLVLDEVQCGYGRTGKFFAHEHYGVKPDVMAVAKGIGGGFPLGACLATEEAAKGMVFGTHGSTYGGNPLAMAAGMAVLDVLLEPGFLEQVAATGERLRGALEQLIPNHDDVFEEVRGLGLMLGVKLKPQVEARNFVAHLRDNHGLLTVSAGENVVRILPPLVIEQSHIDEAIAKLSAGAASIKAEANAS; this is encoded by the coding sequence ATGTCTATCACCCCGCTCATGCCCGTTTATCCCCGGTGCGATGTGCGTCCGGTGCGAGGCGAGGGCTGCTATCTGATCGGCGAGCGCGGCGAGCGTTATCTGGATTTTGCGAGCGGCATCGCGGTCAATGCGCTGGGTCATGGCCACCCGCACCTCGTGAAAGCGATTGCCGAGCAGGCCGCGACGCTCATGCACGTCTCCAACCTCTACGGCTCGCCGCAGGGCGAGGCGTTTGCGCAGCGCATTGTCGAGAACAGCTTTGCCGATACGGTGTTCTTCACCAACAGCGGCGCGGAAGCGGTGGAATGCGCGATCAAGACCGCGCGGCGCTATCACTTCGCCAATGGCAACCCGCAGCGGCACAAGCTGATCACGTTCAAGAACGCCTTCCATGGGCGGACTTTGGGCACGATCAGCGCCACCGACCAGCCCAAGATGCGCGACGGGTTCGAGCCGCTTCTGCCCGGCTTCGATTATGTGTCGTTCAACGATCTCGATGGCGCGCTGGCGCTGATCGATGATGAAACCGCCGGCTTCCTCGTGGAGACGGTGCAGGGCGAGGGCGGTCTGACCGCCGGCAAGCCCGAGTTCATCAAGGGCCTGCGCGAGGCGGCGGACAAGCATGGGCTGCTGCTGGTGCTCGATGAAGTGCAGTGTGGTTATGGCCGCACCGGCAAGTTCTTCGCGCATGAGCATTATGGCGTGAAGCCCGATGTGATGGCCGTGGCCAAGGGCATTGGCGGCGGCTTCCCGCTCGGTGCCTGCCTTGCGACGGAAGAAGCCGCCAAGGGCATGGTGTTCGGCACGCACGGCAGCACCTATGGCGGCAATCCGCTGGCGATGGCGGCGGGCATGGCGGTGCTGGACGTGCTGCTGGAGCCGGGCTTCCTGGAGCAGGTCGCGGCAACCGGCGAGCGGCTGCGCGGCGCGCTGGAGCAGCTCATCCCCAATCATGACGATGTCTTCGAAGAAGTGCGTGGCCTCGGCCTCATGCTCGGCGTGAAGCTGAAGCCGCAGGTGGAAGCACGCAACTTCGTGGCGCATCTGCGCGACAATCACGGCCTGCTGACCGTCTCGGCCGGCGAGAATGTCGTGCGCATCCTGCCGCCGCTGGTGATCGAGCAGTCTCACATCGACGAAGCGATCGCCAAGCTCTCCGCTGGGGCTGCCAGCATCAAGGCAGAGGCGAACGCATCATGA
- the argF gene encoding ornithine carbamoyltransferase, whose protein sequence is MIRHFRNLTDAGGDALAAILNDAMARKAARAGMPKGAVDKDAPLAGRTLAMIFEKNSTRTRVSFDMAIRQLGGSSLILDSGTTQLGRGETVADTARVLSRMVDLIMIRTDDHAKIEEMAHHATVPVINGLTDLSHPCQIMADLLTVIEHGLALPGSQWAWLGDGNNVLHSIIEAAGLFKFDVRIGVPEGFDPDPRFAQAARAGGATITLTRDAVEAASGADVVVTDTWISMGQAGGDAKLRAMMPYQVTPALMARAKPDAKFLHCLPAHRGEEVLEEVIDGPQSLIWDEAENRLHAQKSVLLWAAGLIG, encoded by the coding sequence ATGATCCGGCATTTCCGCAATCTCACGGATGCAGGCGGCGACGCGCTCGCGGCCATTCTCAACGATGCGATGGCCCGCAAGGCCGCGCGCGCGGGCATGCCCAAGGGCGCTGTCGACAAGGACGCGCCGCTGGCGGGTCGCACGCTCGCCATGATCTTCGAGAAGAACTCGACGCGTACGCGTGTGAGCTTCGACATGGCGATCCGCCAGCTCGGCGGTTCGTCGCTGATCCTGGACAGCGGCACGACCCAGCTCGGTCGTGGCGAGACGGTGGCGGATACCGCCCGCGTGCTGAGCCGCATGGTCGATCTGATCATGATCCGCACCGACGATCACGCCAAGATCGAGGAAATGGCGCATCATGCGACCGTTCCGGTGATCAACGGCCTGACCGATCTCTCGCATCCCTGCCAGATCATGGCCGATCTGCTGACTGTCATCGAGCATGGCCTCGCCTTGCCGGGCAGCCAGTGGGCCTGGCTGGGGGATGGCAATAATGTGCTGCACTCGATCATCGAGGCGGCCGGGCTGTTCAAGTTCGACGTGCGCATCGGCGTGCCGGAAGGGTTCGATCCCGATCCGCGCTTTGCGCAGGCGGCGCGGGCTGGGGGGGCTACGATCACGCTCACTCGCGATGCGGTGGAGGCGGCCAGCGGCGCGGACGTCGTCGTAACCGACACATGGATTTCCATGGGTCAGGCCGGCGGCGACGCCAAGTTGCGCGCGATGATGCCCTATCAGGTGACGCCCGCGCTGATGGCCCGTGCCAAGCCGGATGCGAAATTCCTGCACTGCCTGCCGGCCCATCGCGGGGAAGAGGTGCTGGAAGAGGTGATCGATGGTCCGCAGTCGCTGATCTGGGATGAGGCCGAGAACCGCCTCCATGCCCAGAAATCGGTGCTGCTCTGGGCGGCGGGCCTGATTGGCTAG